From Brassica rapa cultivar Chiifu-401-42 chromosome A06, CAAS_Brap_v3.01, whole genome shotgun sequence:
aaacaaaaaaataatagcaGTGatgtaatttatataaatacatcaaACTACATTAGTTTTGATGTGcagaaacatataaatatttgttaaaatacacatttaacATTAACAGAAAAGTATATACATGATGTTAAATTAACTCTCTGGATActgtgattgttttttttttgtcaactggaTATTGTGATTGTTATTTAACAAATATTATCAGTGTGacctaaataattttatatataccaGTGGGATTACacttcattttttaatttaaatttgataatTTCTTTTATACGGTCGGTTTACACATCTCATGTCGTAGTGTTTGGCACCGATTGCTATAAGTAAACCAATCTACAGAAAGTTTTGTTACCCATACACCATTTGAATTACATGAAAATGGGACCTAAAAAGCAAAGAAAAATAGTGAGAGGTTAAGGAATCTTTTCCTGCCTCACATCTTTTTTCACTGTGGGGTTAAAAATCCCTCCTTTTCATGCAAGACCAACTTTTAATTATCTATTTTTACCTCCTCActttctcttcttttgtttacccttttaaacacaccaactcTCTCACATTCACAACACTCTTCTCTCTCAACTCCTTCATCTTCACGAAGCTAATGGACTTCCTTCCCCCAgtgagtttttttcttttcttaaacaAAGCTTTTTTACATCCTTATATATAGACGCAAACCCTACGCTTTCAATTATTTTACGAAATGTTAATTCTCTTGTTTTCTTTGGTTTCGTTAGGTCAAACCAGAAAGTGTGGAGGAGATAGTGTTGATGGAATACGATGAAGAGGACAACCAACTCGAAGCTGAGTTTTGTCCCGTTGAGCATCCTATTGAACCGGAAGAAGAAGATCGTCCGGTTAAATGTCCCGTACCAATCTCATCTGCTCTCATCCACGTAAGTTTTGTCTTTTGAAAGCCCTTACTCTCGAAACTAAACCAAGTTTCTCAGTTGATAGTGAAAATTCATTTTTACTGTGAAGAATTCTACGGAGAAAACCAAACCGGGCTGGGTTAAACACAGAGCCAGCTGCGAAACTCCAGTTTATCCACCTCCACGTCATGTCCGCAACGTAAGAAAGAGACGCAACTCGTTTGTCGAAGGAGACAACAGTTTCTTCACGAGATCTATGTTCTCAACATCAACTCATCATGAGGAAGAAACCACATCTCGAAGATCCACTGCCACAACAATCTACCGAGTTTTTCAACAAGTTCACGAGTTCGagccttaaaaaaaaaatcaaccctttgagttgttttattttttcgcCAGCGattgctttttagtttttgttgtgTTTAACGTAGATCGTCGTTACGTAGTACCAAGTTCTCGGTATAAGTGTTATATTATTGTTCGGTGTTAACCGGCCCGGTTAGGTACGGTTCGCGCAGAtataaaaatttctattttcgTGTATGTAAATGCGGGGCCGAATGTAGAATTTGGGCTTTCCGGGCAACATTTTCAATCAGTATTATACTAATGGCCCATGCTTTATGAAGTcctccaatatgggtttaatgCGCCATACTTTAGTTTCTGTCAGAAAATATATGCTGGTAATTTGAAAAATTCTCTGTTAGTAAGACCAAGAAGAGAGAAGGTGGTGGTGTTATTTGATAAAAGTGTATACATAGAAGTAATAAGAGTCgtttaaaaaagtaaataagaATAAAAACACAGGACTTGTTTTCAGGAACTTGATCAAATCGGTTTGTGATAATAAAACTGCTCATCTTAGTGCAACCAGTATCTATACGAATCGGTAAATCACAAAACGGTGTAAATTGTTACAATAAAGTATAATTTGTCATGTATATGTCTACAGATAAAAGAGAAAATTTTATATTCTCGATAGTGTacacaaaagtaaaaaaaaaaagttattcttGTGTATGTATTAGTGACAATGAGTTTTGCATACAATTATTTTATACAGTATTTCGTGTTTTTGCAAACTCACTATTTTGTTGACATTTTACAATATAGGTaatatttattaagaaaataaagagaaaattaaCAACTCAATTCATTTGCAATTCAACAGATTTGAGATacccaaaaaattaaaaaaagcaaTAATTCACTGATTCAGTATGAAAAGCACTACTAAGACcacacaaataaataataaaaaaattcacatcTCAAAACAAATacgtatattttatatacacaaaTACGTACACACACACCCACGCACTTTCACACGGCAAAAATAGTATTTTCTCACTGAAAGATTAAAAAGAGTTACAGAtacagttttattttatttatactcgTTGTCTCTCCATATCTCCTAAACAAGTCAAGTCACCTTCCTGTATTCACAAGTCTGCATCTTCATCCACCACTGACTTCTTCTTAACGATAACATCATTATTAAAGATTACTTCACAAATCCTTAACCACATATATCCAACTTCTAAACATCAATCTCTGCATTaacaatagtttttaaaaaaatcacttcAATAAAAGCATGTTAAAAGCTAAACAAGTTTTGATCTGTTCTACTTACCAGTGCGAAAGGAGAGTCAAAGTCAGCCTTGGAGAGGTGAGTCTGGCTCAGAGCTATAAATCGATGTGTAAGTAGTAGAAGCAGTATCTTCCTTCTGTATGGCCACATAGTTTAATGGAGTGGAAGTGAGTCTCCTAACTTCTTTGAAATACCCGTTTTGGCGATGGTGACCAGAGTAAGATCTTGGTGTCAGAAGAAGGTCAGGAGTTGTTGTCCCTACCGAGCTTCTGCGAGGCGTGGGAGGCATTGAACCGTTCCCATTGCTAATGCTGTAACCATTGGGCTTTCTGAAGCTGCTGCTTCTTCTTGGACTCGGTTTTGATCCGTAAATGGATTCCCTTTGGGTTAGTAAGAGATCCTGCCTCTTCTTTTGGTCCTGCCACAAGGATATATAAAACTTATTTACACTGACAAGCAAATTAGAAAATTCTCAGAGTGTTTTTATAATGACAAACCCGGTATCttttcttttcctcttcttgTTGTTTCCTTGTCAGTTTGTAGTCTTCTAGTATGTTAACCAACCGAACCTATAGAATGTAATCACAAGAATCAGAGAAAAGACTTTAGCTGTGTAAATGTTCTTTAGAAGAGTGGTAACTTACACCATCATAGAGAAATGACTTCTGCGTTTCCTCTTCCCAAGCTAGCGTTTTCTTGATAAGATTGTCAACCATTGCTGCAGAAAAACAACATACAGAGGAATGAGATAAGGTTCTTTAGTTAATATTATTCATTCCACAAAATGCGAATGGTGGAAAATACCTGGGATCTTATTGATTGTAACCCTTGCTCGTTCTGCACGCTTGAGGTTTACATGTCCACCTCTTCCAGCGCTATACCTGTTCTCATCCTGAAACCAAAGAAAGAATCTTTAAACACACATACGTCaataaatctatttttctttttgtgcgTTTAAAGCTTCTCATACCAGATTATATTCTTCCAACCAGTTTTCCTCTTCACATGCGGAGAGCCAACGGTCTATTCTGTCCATGATGTCTTTACGGCTCTGTGCTTCGTCTTTAATCTTGTTTATTTGCATTTCGATATTTGCAAGAAGCTCCGAAGGGTCCACTAAACCTGAAAGAAACATGGCTTAGAACAAAAGGAACTGACAAGAGGGTTCAAAACCAAAAGCtcaatcacttttttttttaccagaaTCTATTAGTGCACTTGATTTCTCAGCTGAAGTGCTTGTATCAGGTTGAATGTGAGTTAATCTGCAAAGATCCTCTAACTCAGACCTTCGTTTCATCACAAGTTCCTTCATTTTGCTAGCTTTTAGTTTACTCAAACTCTCCACTTCCGCAGACACCTATTGTAAAAGTAAAAACACATAGACCCAGATCAAGAATGTGATTAAATACATGAATGTGGAATAATAGAACAACTTCTACAAAACCTGTTCAACTGTCTCGGTGGAAAGGATGCCTGGCTCAGTGATACTAGATTCAGATGATCTCACAACATAAGTAACTCTGCCAAATTTAGTTCTCTCTTCTTGTGGTGTGTCCATTAGATTCCATAGCTCGAAAAGCGAAGCCACTACATCCTTCAGCTGCACGCACATTTGGAAGTAGGAAACCAATTTatgaagaataataataatagtgtaaACAAGTATATTAAAGCAGAAGCCATACCTTTTGAAACCGAGCTCTTCTTTCGGTTTTTAGCTTCTGAATCATGTTGTCTAGTCCTTCAAGTGTGTTATCACTAATGTTTGTAGACTGCTCGTGGTCTGTCCTATGCAAGCTCGGATGAACCTCACAAACCGTCTGACTAAAGTCAACTCCTAGAACACCGCAAAGCGTGTGCACCTCGTTGACATAGCCCAAGACTTTGTTGAGGCGATCAGACTGCATGAAGTCAGGGTTTGTAAGAAACTTTGTTGTTCATTAGGTGTTATGAATATGTGATAAAAGCTGTTCACCTTTTCCTTTTGAAGTGTGCGGAGATGTGTTTGATACTCGTTGAGTTTCCTGAGAGTCAAGTCTTGTTCCTCGAGAGTCAAGGAACTGATCATGCCCTTGTTGAGATGTTCACTGTATCCTGAAATCTCTCCACTGATCTTCTCGATTTGGGCCTTTATGTCAGAAAACTGCTTCATCCTCTCCTCTTTCTGAATCCTCAACTCCTCAACTAGAGGGGTCACAGCTGCAAGCTTTTCTTTCAATGATTTTGAGCTTTTATCCACTTTTATCTGAGTATCAAAACACAAAGTTCAATTGGAATGAGCTTAATATAGTTGGAAGGACAATCAAAACTTATCATGAAGATAGGTGGTACCGGTGAGTTGATGTTTAAGACTCCAAGAGCAGCCATTAGAGAAGCAACTTCAGCTTCCATAGCTGCAACAGACTGATGAAGCCGTGCCTTAGAATTTGCAGCTTCGTCAACTTTTCTTTGATAGATTTGAAGACATTCTTTCTCCAATTCCATCAGCATCTTGTCTTTCTCTGCCTCACTCTCACCAATTTCAACCCATATTTGCTGTTTCAATACATccaaaaaactattttttttaactaatgaAATTAGCCTCTAAAGAAGACAACTAACATAATTGTTTTTACTACAAACCTTGTCTGAAATTGAAAACATCAACAGTTACATgtagaccaaaaaaatagtaaagAAATTTCAAGAAATTGAGATAAAACCGGGATAGTGACTACAAATTAAAGAAACAAAGAGGCATGTTTAGTCAAAATTCACAGGAACCCTTTGAcctaaagaagaaaaagatgatgaaaaaaaaaaaaaagactagttCAGTTAAAATTGTCTCTACTGAAAACTCATTATGACCAAAAGATTTATCCTTTACCCCCCTTTTGGAAGTAAAACAAACAGTGACATTATTTTCCATAAACCGTCATCATCaagaaaatccaaaataaaaataaaaaattaacagaaaggataaagaggaagaagaaggaaccTGAAGCTCTCGGAGAAGATTATTACAAGTAGTGTTTGTTTGGAAAAAGAGGGCATTGGAACTTCCAACTTGCAGCATTTTTTCACCAGATTTTCAGGATCTTGAAGCAACCacaaaagagtttttttttatttcacaaaAATGGGTGCTCAactgaagaaagaaaaaacagaacACAACTACTTTGCAGACACAAGAACCAGATCTGAAGCTTTCAAGATGAGAGAAACATTAAAAGCCACTCATTACTTTCCAGAAGAAAGAAAAACCAATTCACAGAAGCAAAgtagagaaagaaaaataacaatttGCTGATTTAAGCTCAAAAAGGAGAATGAAGATAGAGAGAAAGAACAGGTAGCAAGTAACAGAGaagatttaaaacaaaaaagaagaaaacaataatGACCTTCTTTTTAAATCGAATTTTACATTATTCGacattattcatttatttattaatgttatatttataatatactaTTCTCTTTCGCGGCAAAATACGTTAGATTGGCGTAAAGACCGACGACGGGTACGGTGCGGATGAGTGGCGCCAGACGATAAGCGCGTGACCAATTAATTGCGCGTGGAAGATATGCTCCAATTAAAATCGAAGAGTGAGAGTCACGCGAGTTACGTGAAGAGTGAGTTAGAATTTATGTCGTGTAGTGGTGATAGAAGAAGAGTCACTGACATAAGTAGCTGTGTTTTGACGGTGAAGTCTATTCTTTACGATAacattttgttttatgtttaaaatatacgATTCTTTACTGAATATGTTTTCTATAATAGTATGATATTTTTACGAATCTGGGGTAGCTAATTCCTTTGGCAAAGTAGGTAGACAAGTTATAATATAATGTACAATTTAATATTCCTTGCATAAAAGCAGCGTTTAAAAATTTGTTTAGACAATATTGGATAGGGTCTACCACTAACTAATTAAGTCAGAGATTTGTTGTCAGTACTATACTGTTATTTAGTTAGGTACCTAATCAATATTCTAAAAAGTTTGAGATATAATGTTTCTAATGTTGCACATTGTATTCGAAATCAAATAGTACATACATACTCTAGATAACTTTTGCTAATTGATCGTAGTAATTATATTTGGGTATCATAAATAGTGTCCGGATAAAAAACGGTTCCGACGGGATGAGGTAGCTCGCTTGGTAAGGATCCTGGGGGCCAATCGTCATGCTCACGGGTTCGACGTCAGGCGGAGGCGAACTGCCCATTCTGTCACCAAATGCGGTACTGGGTGTTAAGGCTGAAGTGGACTGCTACCTAATCAGGCCCAGGGGAATGACCTACGTAAGTGGGGAATCTCtggattaacaaaaaaaaaaaattgtttctatCTAGGATACTTTGCATAAACCTTATAATGGCCAAACAATTATAATCAATGTTAAAGAAAAACAACCAAACAATTATCATGCGAAAAATTACTAATTTACTCGCTTTTAAAGAactaactaggttaagatctaTGACTTGCATgaaatgaacattatatataaattatgttagATATTATACGTTTttacataataaatatatattgaataattaaaaattcagtaactattacatatataattaaattggtgcgaacatataaattttatgaatccaaacaattttttttctatttgatacgatatatgattaaatttaaatgatattaatgtCTACTAAATGATGCTTTTtactcatatgttttttttatcatttgtatattttatagcaaaaactttaaattactgataacaaaattctCATTGtggattaatagttttagtaatttgtaatttttaaaaattaagttgtcaatgtttgttcaaagcttttatcaaaagaaattgttcaaagtaaattttgaaattaaaatatttatgtattttatatggtatatagtttaatttaaaatgatatatatatgtatcttttaatattaatatttaattaaattagacttttacttatattattttataatcatttgtatcttgtcataacaaaaattttaaaccatagatcacaaaatttgaatgtgagacttgtaacagttttcataatttatattcgttttaaaaaattttaaaaatgtaaaatttgaatgtgagacttgTAACAGTTTTcataatgtggttgtttaatttattttaatagattaaattaaacaaatatgatagaagatacactaatttttatcaaatttttattattcaaaatcactAATTGACATATATCCTTTAGACACATTAGGAAATtccgtaacttttatttaatgaaatagTAAAGAACATTAACCatgaatttatggttagtttaaaatttattatataactaGATGAACCAACTTATTTCTTTAAAGATTCTAAAAACCTTCATAGTGATAACAtgtaactacaaaaaaaaaaattctcaattaatatataggagatattGCACTATAGACGAAGAGGACAGGTGTCACTGTTTATGGTTACTATTGGATTAACTCTTGTTTAATTGAAGATGATAATGATATTATACGTACCCCATTGATAACAAGAAAGATGCTAATCAGGTCTAATCAAACGGGTGGTCACTCATTGCCGCTCTTCTCCTCCGCGAGTTTCATCAAAAAAGTCGAAGTCTCTTTTACGAATTCTAATCAGCAACTTGTGTTAGTTCCCTATCCCATTCCTACATTATTATTGCTCTCCATACCAACTAATCAAAATGCTTGGcgttatatgtatgtatatattatattcattTAGCAAATATAGGAGTAATATatgtaaaactaaaaaaaactcaCGACGCATTCTTTCTATCATTAAGTATATTAGAGTAGTTAGCATCTACGTATCTTCAATAATACGTTTTGAATTAAACAGA
This genomic window contains:
- the LOC103827540 gene encoding uncharacterized protein LOC103827540, whose amino-acid sequence is MQDQLLIIYFYLLTFSSFVYPFKHTNSLTFTTLFSLNSFIFTKLMDFLPPVKPESVEEIVLMEYDEEDNQLEAEFCPVEHPIEPEEEDRPVKCPVPISSALIHNSTEKTKPGWVKHRASCETPVYPPPRHVRNVRKRRNSFVEGDNSFFTRSMFSTSTHHEEETTSRRSTATTIYRVFQQVHEFEP
- the LOC103827541 gene encoding 65-kDa microtubule-associated protein 6; translated protein: MLQVGSSNALFFQTNTTCNNLLRELQQIWVEIGESEAEKDKMLMELEKECLQIYQRKVDEAANSKARLHQSVAAMEAEVASLMAALGVLNINSPIKVDKSSKSLKEKLAAVTPLVEELRIQKEERMKQFSDIKAQIEKISGEISGYSEHLNKGMISSLTLEEQDLTLRKLNEYQTHLRTLQKEKSDRLNKVLGYVNEVHTLCGVLGVDFSQTVCEVHPSLHRTDHEQSTNISDNTLEGLDNMIQKLKTERRARFQKLKDVVASLFELWNLMDTPQEERTKFGRVTYVVRSSESSITEPGILSTETVEQVSAEVESLSKLKASKMKELVMKRRSELEDLCRLTHIQPDTSTSAEKSSALIDSGLVDPSELLANIEMQINKIKDEAQSRKDIMDRIDRWLSACEEENWLEEYNLDENRYSAGRGGHVNLKRAERARVTINKIPAMVDNLIKKTLAWEEETQKSFLYDGVRLVNILEDYKLTRKQQEEEKKRYRDQKKRQDLLLTQRESIYGSKPSPRRSSSFRKPNGYSISNGNGSMPPTPRRSSVGTTTPDLLLTPRSYSGHHRQNGYFKEVRRLTSTPLNYVAIQKEDTASTTYTSIYSSEPDSPLQG